The following are encoded together in the Paenibacillus sp. genome:
- a CDS encoding helix-turn-helix domain-containing protein, translating to MLNRDCVLSPSVESAFELLGKRWTGLIIHALLHGPRRFKEVADLVPGVSDRMLSERLKELEEAGIVRRIVYPETPVRIEYRLTERGNALQPVIREIEEWARRHGGVSV from the coding sequence ATGCTAAACCGGGACTGCGTTTTGTCCCCAAGCGTAGAGTCAGCGTTTGAGCTGCTGGGCAAACGGTGGACGGGGTTGATCATTCATGCGCTCCTCCATGGGCCGCGCCGGTTTAAGGAGGTCGCCGACCTCGTGCCCGGCGTCAGCGACCGGATGCTGTCCGAGCGATTGAAGGAGCTGGAAGAAGCGGGCATCGTCCGACGGATCGTGTATCCGGAGACGCCCGTGCGCATCGAATACCGTTTGACCGAGCGCGGCAACGCGCTGCAGCCTGTCATTCGCGAAATCGAGGAATGGGCCCGTCGGCACGGCGGCGTGAGCGTGTAA
- a CDS encoding TetR/AcrR family transcriptional regulator: MARRVVDQELSRDRILDAARELFVSEGYRAVSMRKIAAKLGYSHGSIYYYFQDKAELFYALVVEDFNALIIRQTNLLFRLKERDVSALKQLMLEFIRFGLENPHHYEIMFMIRDPELKRYSRTEQAENMNLFASIVQECLNGHPEREKLQFTLPWNLFMGLHGLITYAIQFEQTYEEVLPLAMQHVDLLCHAFEAGGLPYAKPGLRFVPKRRVSV; encoded by the coding sequence GTGGCACGACGTGTCGTGGATCAAGAATTGAGCCGGGACCGCATTTTGGATGCGGCCAGAGAGCTGTTTGTCAGCGAAGGGTACCGGGCCGTATCGATGCGCAAAATTGCGGCGAAATTGGGGTACAGCCACGGGTCTATTTACTATTACTTCCAAGACAAGGCGGAGCTGTTTTACGCTCTCGTCGTGGAAGATTTTAACGCTTTGATCATAAGGCAGACGAACCTGCTGTTTCGACTGAAGGAGCGGGACGTCAGTGCGCTGAAGCAGCTTATGCTGGAATTCATCCGGTTCGGGCTGGAAAACCCGCATCATTACGAAATCATGTTCATGATCCGCGATCCGGAGCTGAAGCGTTATTCCCGCACGGAACAGGCGGAGAACATGAACTTGTTCGCATCGATCGTTCAAGAATGCTTGAACGGGCATCCGGAACGGGAGAAGCTGCAGTTCACGCTGCCTTGGAATTTGTTTATGGGGTTGCACGGGTTGATTACGTACGCGATCCAATTCGAGCAAACGTACGAAGAAGTGCTGCCGCTCGCGATGCAGCACGTCGATCTGCTTTGCCACGCATTCGAAGCGGGAGGACTGCCCTATGCTAAACCGGGACTGCGTTTTGTCCCCAAGCGTAGAGTCAGCGTTTGA
- a CDS encoding YigZ family protein, producing the protein MWKLPYYRTVRRQGEAEIVIKRSQFIGHAKPVESEEEAVAFIEEIKQRHKQATHNCSAYIVGERDQHQKASDDGEPSGTAGKPILEVIKNQKLKNVAVVVTRYFGGILLGAGGLVRAYTDGAVAGLEAAGTVYKVLHTPVTLTFDYPLLGMLEYELRGRGILIGSMEYTDKVTVRCLPNESESARFIEWITDLTAGQTEIRVDDSEYLEHDQLPSNFL; encoded by the coding sequence ATGTGGAAGCTGCCGTATTACCGAACGGTTCGCCGCCAAGGCGAGGCCGAAATCGTCATCAAGCGGTCGCAGTTCATCGGACACGCGAAGCCGGTCGAGTCCGAAGAGGAAGCGGTCGCCTTCATCGAAGAAATCAAGCAGCGGCACAAACAGGCGACGCACAACTGCTCCGCCTACATCGTAGGGGAACGGGATCAGCATCAGAAAGCGTCCGACGACGGGGAGCCGAGCGGCACCGCCGGCAAGCCGATCCTCGAGGTCATCAAAAATCAGAAGCTGAAAAACGTGGCCGTCGTCGTCACCCGGTACTTCGGCGGCATCCTGCTCGGGGCGGGCGGGCTCGTGCGCGCGTACACGGACGGGGCGGTCGCCGGGCTTGAAGCCGCGGGTACAGTGTATAAAGTTTTGCATACGCCTGTAACGCTGACCTTCGATTACCCGCTGCTCGGCATGCTCGAATACGAGCTCCGCGGGCGCGGCATTTTGATCGGGTCGATGGAATACACCGATAAAGTAACAGTTCGATGCTTGCCGAACGAATCCGAAAGTGCGCGTTTTATCGAATGGATTACGGATTTGACAGCTGGTCAAACAGAAATTCGAGTGGATGACTCGGAATACTTGGAACACGATCAATTGCCATCGAACTTTCTTTAG
- a CDS encoding glucose-6-phosphate isomerase encodes MKSPVIYDYKPALPFVGQHELDYSAAAVRAAHEALHAKTGAGSDFLGWVDLPSRYDRDEFARIKQAAERIRGDSEALVVIGIGGSYLGARAAIELLTNPFEAHLPKDKRTAPQIFYAGNNISSTYMAQLLQALEGKDFSVNVISKSGTTTEPAVAFRIFKEALERKYGKEAARKRIYATTDAAKGALKKLADAEGYESFVIPDDVGGRYSVLTAVGLLPIAVAGVDIDAIMAGAQDAQTLYANPSLEENQSYQYAAVRNALYKKGKAIEILVNYEPSLHFFSEWWKQLYGESEGKDGKGIYPASVDFSTDLHSMGQFIQEGTRNLFETVLQVEKPTIELTVPNDPENVDGLNFLSGQTIDFVNKKAFQGTLLAHTDGGVPNTVLTLADQTPYTFGHLVYFFEKACGVSGYMLGVNPFDQPGVEAYKVNMFALLGKPGFEAKKAELEARLRGM; translated from the coding sequence ATGAAATCTCCCGTTATTTACGATTACAAACCCGCCCTTCCGTTCGTAGGGCAGCATGAGCTCGATTACAGCGCGGCGGCGGTGCGCGCCGCCCACGAAGCGCTGCACGCGAAAACCGGCGCGGGCTCCGACTTCCTCGGCTGGGTCGATCTGCCGAGCCGCTACGACCGCGACGAATTCGCCCGCATCAAGCAGGCGGCCGAGCGCATCCGCGGCGATTCCGAGGCGCTCGTCGTCATCGGCATCGGCGGCTCCTACCTCGGCGCCCGCGCGGCGATCGAGCTGCTGACGAATCCGTTCGAGGCGCATTTGCCGAAGGACAAGCGCACGGCGCCGCAAATTTTCTACGCGGGCAACAACATCTCGTCCACGTACATGGCGCAGCTGCTGCAGGCGCTCGAAGGGAAAGATTTCTCCGTCAACGTCATCTCCAAGTCCGGCACGACGACGGAGCCGGCGGTCGCGTTCCGCATCTTCAAAGAGGCGCTCGAGCGCAAGTACGGCAAGGAAGCGGCGCGGAAGCGCATCTACGCGACGACGGACGCGGCGAAAGGCGCGCTGAAGAAGCTCGCCGACGCGGAAGGCTACGAGTCGTTCGTCATTCCGGACGACGTCGGCGGCCGCTACTCGGTGCTGACGGCGGTCGGCCTCTTGCCGATCGCGGTGGCCGGCGTCGACATCGACGCGATCATGGCGGGCGCGCAGGACGCGCAGACGCTGTACGCGAACCCGAGCTTGGAAGAAAACCAAAGCTACCAGTACGCGGCTGTGCGCAACGCGCTCTATAAGAAGGGCAAAGCGATCGAAATTCTCGTCAACTACGAGCCGAGCCTCCACTTCTTCTCCGAATGGTGGAAGCAGCTGTACGGCGAGAGCGAAGGCAAGGACGGCAAGGGCATCTACCCGGCGTCGGTCGACTTCAGCACGGATCTGCACTCGATGGGCCAATTCATCCAGGAGGGCACGCGGAACTTGTTCGAGACGGTGCTCCAAGTGGAGAAACCGACGATCGAGCTGACGGTGCCGAACGATCCGGAGAACGTCGACGGCCTCAACTTCTTGTCCGGCCAGACGATTGACTTCGTCAACAAGAAAGCGTTCCAGGGCACGCTGCTCGCTCATACGGACGGCGGGGTGCCGAACACGGTGCTGACGCTGGCCGACCAAACGCCGTATACGTTCGGCCATTTGGTCTACTTCTTCGAGAAGGCTTGCGGCGTCAGCGGCTACATGCTCGGCGTCAACCCGTTCGATCAGCCGGGCGTAGAAGCTTATAAGGTGAATATGTTCGCGCTGCTCGGCAAGCCGGGCTTCGAAGCGAAAAAGGCGGAGCTCGAAGCGAGACTTCGCGGCATGTAA
- a CDS encoding NAD(P)-binding domain-containing protein, whose product MVPISNPTQLTEVRPMQIIGFIGLGTMGYAMAANLVNKGFDVVVYNRTRSRAEAFAAERRGATVASTPKEVAREADIVFTMLGDDASVESTYYGANGIFSGLRAGMTLVDCSTVSPELSRRLAADVEGHLADFLDAPVTGSKPAAESGTLLFMVGGREEAIATVREPLLAMGRDIIHMGPSGAGSMTKLAHNLIVGVNAAALSEGLALAAKAGVDPAKFLDVAASGGAASKYLELKRDKLLHRDYSNQFSLKFMLKDLRLASAFAGELGVPTPALSSVKDLFQMGESLGLGDLDLSSVIRCYEEWTGVSIGDTSGEYAPAKREAQDAERKSDDRRRSPRVNLNIPLHISVYQWEQEGSFSGQQIEATLYDLSEGGLQVVSSFPLAVDMFVVIHFPQDADLPPITGKIIRVVPDNGAFRYGCMLSGLPPFVRVQLEEYLRGQEGRQPS is encoded by the coding sequence ATGGTACCAATATCGAACCCTACGCAGCTGACGGAGGTGCGCCCCATGCAAATTATCGGTTTTATCGGTCTCGGCACGATGGGTTATGCCATGGCCGCCAATTTGGTGAACAAAGGTTTCGATGTCGTCGTGTACAACCGGACGCGCAGCCGCGCCGAAGCGTTCGCCGCGGAACGGCGCGGAGCGACGGTCGCCTCGACGCCGAAGGAAGTCGCGCGCGAAGCGGACATCGTCTTCACGATGCTCGGCGACGACGCGTCGGTCGAGTCGACGTATTACGGCGCGAACGGCATCTTCAGCGGACTGCGAGCAGGCATGACGCTCGTCGACTGCAGCACCGTCTCGCCGGAGCTGAGCCGGAGGCTCGCCGCCGACGTGGAAGGCCACCTGGCGGACTTCCTCGACGCGCCTGTGACGGGCAGCAAGCCCGCTGCGGAAAGCGGCACGCTGCTGTTCATGGTCGGCGGCCGCGAGGAAGCGATCGCGACCGTCCGCGAGCCGCTGCTCGCGATGGGCCGCGACATCATCCATATGGGCCCTTCGGGGGCGGGCTCCATGACGAAGCTCGCGCACAACCTCATCGTCGGCGTCAACGCCGCCGCCCTCTCGGAAGGGCTCGCGCTCGCCGCGAAAGCCGGCGTCGACCCGGCTAAATTTCTGGACGTCGCCGCCAGCGGCGGCGCCGCGAGCAAATATTTGGAGCTGAAACGGGACAAGCTGCTCCACCGCGATTATAGCAATCAGTTCTCGCTCAAATTCATGCTGAAGGATTTGCGCCTCGCCTCCGCCTTCGCGGGCGAACTCGGCGTCCCGACGCCGGCGCTTTCGAGCGTGAAAGACTTGTTCCAGATGGGCGAGTCGCTCGGCCTCGGCGATCTGGACTTGTCCTCGGTTATCCGCTGCTACGAGGAGTGGACGGGCGTATCGATCGGGGACACCTCGGGAGAATACGCGCCGGCGAAGCGGGAGGCGCAAGATGCGGAGCGCAAATCCGACGACCGCCGCCGCTCCCCGCGGGTCAACCTGAACATCCCTCTGCACATATCCGTGTACCAATGGGAGCAGGAAGGTTCGTTCTCCGGGCAGCAAATCGAAGCGACGCTGTACGATTTGTCCGAGGGCGGACTGCAGGTCGTCTCGTCGTTCCCGCTCGCCGTCGACATGTTCGTCGTCATCCACTTCCCGCAGGATGCCGATTTGCCGCCGATCACGGGCAAAATCATCCGCGTCGTGCCGGACAACGGCGCGTTCCGGTACGGCTGCATGCTCTCCGGCCTGCCGCCGTTCGTCCGCGTGCAGCTGGAGGAGTACCTCCGCGGTCAAGAAGGACGCCAGCCGTCTTAA
- a CDS encoding sensor domain-containing protein — MELEKTRQQHTDRGAPALFESSPDMVWWMDAEGNLLSVNTLTEELSGYKREELTQRSFGVLFPESALTFALERFVTARRGKAQSFESVMLKKNGEAVHINVSFVPITVDYNVVGVYGIAKDITTQKQAEESLLRTYTTVSNILENMSDGFIALNSGWEVQYWNRTMEQCSGRKREHVIGKRLWDVYPEWVGTHAYLMLHQAMEENVKTVYAAHNQETGKWYTCHAHPSLDGITVYVQDNTDKKLAEQQVSQLTYFEPMTGLPNKKLFLERVAEAIAQSKDGAPAAVMTMNLDRFRAVNEYVGFEQGNRLIVASAERLLETVGVHATAARLDGDNFGVLLPRADRSRALRIARRILRAFQRPLRLDDQYIFISPSIGLAVYPEDSETGPALLEFADRAMRCAKQRGGNDFQAYDESMSAGPTAKLEMALRQAIDNNELHLCYQPKVELRTGRAVGVEALLRWNHPELGLIPPGEFIPIAEQSSLIVSIGEWVLRTACAQNAAWIRAGHGPFVVSVNLSPRQFEQKHLVRTVKKALESSELPPQYLELEITESMMMDVDNAIVTLMELKALGVRISMDDFGKGYSSLNYLKRFPLHTLKIDQAFVRDCTRDDHDATIVKSIISLAHHMRLTVVAEGVETADQLSFLQGLACDEAQGYLFQRPVTAEALERWLSLQRV, encoded by the coding sequence ATGGAACTCGAGAAAACGAGACAACAGCATACGGATCGAGGGGCGCCTGCTTTGTTTGAGAGCAGCCCGGACATGGTGTGGTGGATGGATGCGGAAGGAAATCTCCTGAGCGTCAACACCCTGACCGAGGAGCTGTCCGGCTACAAGAGGGAAGAGCTGACGCAGCGTTCGTTCGGCGTGCTGTTTCCCGAAAGTGCGCTTACATTCGCATTGGAACGGTTCGTAACCGCTCGGCGAGGCAAGGCGCAGAGCTTCGAATCGGTCATGCTGAAAAAGAACGGCGAAGCGGTCCACATCAACGTCAGCTTCGTTCCGATTACGGTAGACTACAATGTCGTCGGCGTATACGGCATCGCGAAAGACATTACGACGCAGAAACAAGCGGAGGAATCGCTTCTTCGCACCTACACGACGGTTTCCAACATTTTGGAGAACATGTCCGACGGGTTCATCGCGTTGAATTCCGGTTGGGAAGTTCAGTATTGGAATCGTACGATGGAGCAGTGCAGCGGGCGGAAACGGGAGCATGTCATCGGCAAACGTTTGTGGGACGTCTATCCGGAGTGGGTCGGAACTCATGCTTATCTCATGCTGCATCAAGCGATGGAGGAGAACGTGAAAACGGTGTACGCGGCACATAACCAGGAGACCGGAAAATGGTACACTTGTCACGCTCACCCGTCGCTGGACGGCATCACCGTGTACGTTCAAGACAACACCGACAAAAAACTGGCCGAGCAGCAGGTATCCCAGTTGACGTATTTCGAGCCGATGACCGGTCTGCCGAACAAGAAGCTGTTCCTGGAGCGTGTAGCCGAGGCAATCGCGCAATCCAAGGACGGCGCGCCGGCCGCCGTCATGACGATGAATTTGGACCGGTTTCGAGCGGTGAACGAATACGTCGGATTCGAGCAAGGCAACCGGTTGATCGTCGCCTCGGCCGAACGGTTGCTGGAAACCGTAGGAGTACACGCCACGGCGGCGCGCCTCGACGGGGACAATTTCGGCGTCCTGCTGCCGCGCGCGGACCGATCCCGGGCGTTGCGCATCGCAAGGCGCATCCTGCGGGCGTTCCAGCGCCCCCTTCGGCTGGATGACCAATATATCTTTATATCGCCGAGCATCGGATTGGCCGTCTATCCGGAGGACAGCGAGACGGGGCCCGCGCTGCTCGAGTTCGCGGACCGCGCGATGCGCTGCGCGAAACAGCGGGGCGGGAACGACTTCCAGGCGTACGACGAAAGCATGAGCGCCGGCCCAACGGCGAAGCTGGAGATGGCGCTGCGGCAGGCGATCGACAACAATGAGCTGCATCTCTGCTACCAGCCGAAGGTGGAGCTGCGCACGGGCCGCGCGGTGGGCGTCGAAGCGCTGCTTCGGTGGAACCATCCGGAGCTCGGGCTCATCCCGCCCGGCGAATTCATTCCAATTGCGGAGCAGTCGAGCCTGATCGTCTCGATCGGCGAATGGGTGCTGCGGACCGCCTGCGCCCAGAACGCCGCATGGATTCGAGCGGGGCACGGACCGTTCGTCGTCTCCGTCAATTTGTCGCCGCGCCAATTCGAACAGAAGCATTTGGTGCGCACCGTCAAGAAAGCGTTGGAGAGTTCGGAACTGCCCCCGCAGTATCTCGAGCTCGAAATTACGGAGAGCATGATGATGGACGTCGACAACGCGATCGTCACGCTGATGGAGCTCAAGGCGCTCGGCGTCCGCATCAGCATGGACGATTTCGGGAAAGGCTACAGCTCGCTCAATTATCTAAAACGGTTTCCGCTTCACACGCTGAAAATCGACCAGGCATTCGTACGGGACTGCACGCGGGACGATCATGACGCGACCATCGTCAAGTCGATCATTTCGCTGGCGCACCATATGCGTCTTACGGTGGTGGCCGAGGGGGTGGAAACGGCGGACCAGCTGTCGTTTCTTCAAGGCCTCGCCTGCGACGAAGCGCAGGGATATTTGTTCCAACGACCCGTTACGGCGGAAGCGTTAGAGCGTTGGTTATCTCTCCAGCGCGTTTGA
- a CDS encoding STAS domain-containing protein, whose amino-acid sequence MLTFTLDRQGTSAAVAFTGDLDIDATELIGEELAPQLAACERVHIDFSNVTFVDSSGIGLLIALVKQVQGRGHSIAVARLREDVKTVFEMLQLPEIVGKDVFPELE is encoded by the coding sequence ATGCTTACTTTTACATTGGACCGGCAAGGCACTTCGGCGGCGGTCGCGTTTACCGGCGATTTGGATATCGACGCGACGGAGCTCATCGGCGAAGAGCTGGCTCCGCAGCTAGCGGCATGCGAGCGCGTGCATATCGATTTCTCGAACGTAACGTTCGTGGACTCCTCCGGCATCGGACTGCTGATCGCACTCGTTAAACAAGTTCAGGGCAGAGGTCATTCGATTGCGGTCGCGCGGCTGCGCGAAGACGTAAAGACCGTGTTCGAGATGCTGCAATTGCCCGAAATCGTCGGGAAAGACGTATTTCCCGAGCTGGAGTAA
- a CDS encoding FapA family protein: protein MGKSVTSKGKTVKEAVRTGLDLLGTPGSDVDIEILETETKGFLGFGSKAALVRLTVKDAQTEEQRQAAPRPAQDTLEALVQAAAEQAGAMDLDAERLPAAGTDAPLAGGGEFASAAELAGKVWVKDGHIYCKNAPDKYPIVVPKAGVKFYKNDEFIEKTVVVNETDQLHVSVSDEICEPRWELSIGEDRLEAVLHVTPGYRLRRTLKDREPSNFIELDVVEQRLPIPIDSEAVLKEMKELGIAVGIDYSELARACGSGSSGTFVVARGIRPKPSANGYLESIKETEVKKGFRERADGSVDFRELQEFPAVERGQVIGIIHPPQSGEAGVAVTGEPVLPEPPQPLVIAEGKGIAIVDDTKVVATETGQPNVKINGRFAKISIVPKLTVPHDVNLKSGNVRYAGAVEILGAVQDGMEVEALGAVWIQGNANMANIASGSSISIRNNAITSELTAGKSSMLVQELHHMLGELHEHLERMAQAMQQIMNLAAFKSANVERTGLGPFLKILCDGKFKSVPPLVVAFMNKAKLGAEQLEDDWKLLGDKLFRNFVTPHQADLRTIAGFRELMSQVGGLLRAAALAEADRNCFVKASYLQNCKVFSAGAIQVIGEGVYNSKLHAKGAVQIAGYIRGGEVFAEEGVVVQEAGTFGGIPTKIRVPKDQTITIGRVRADTFIQVGHRAHSFTEEASGVRARLADDGRLLLW from the coding sequence ATGGGCAAAAGTGTGACCTCCAAAGGGAAAACCGTGAAGGAAGCGGTCCGAACGGGGCTGGACCTGCTGGGAACGCCGGGCTCTGACGTGGATATCGAAATTTTGGAGACGGAGACGAAAGGGTTTCTCGGGTTCGGCTCCAAAGCGGCGCTCGTGCGGCTGACGGTGAAGGACGCGCAGACGGAGGAGCAGCGTCAGGCGGCGCCGCGCCCAGCGCAGGATACGCTGGAAGCGTTGGTGCAGGCGGCGGCGGAACAGGCGGGCGCTATGGATCTCGACGCCGAACGGCTGCCGGCCGCCGGGACGGATGCGCCGCTCGCGGGCGGCGGCGAATTCGCCTCCGCGGCCGAGCTCGCGGGCAAGGTGTGGGTGAAGGACGGCCATATTTATTGCAAGAACGCGCCGGACAAATACCCGATCGTCGTGCCGAAAGCGGGCGTGAAGTTTTACAAGAACGACGAATTCATCGAGAAGACGGTCGTCGTCAACGAAACCGATCAATTGCATGTTTCCGTGAGCGACGAAATTTGCGAGCCGCGCTGGGAGCTTTCGATCGGCGAGGATCGGCTTGAAGCGGTGTTGCACGTCACCCCGGGATATCGGCTGCGCCGAACGCTGAAGGATCGCGAGCCGAGCAATTTCATCGAACTGGACGTCGTCGAACAGAGGCTCCCGATTCCGATCGACAGCGAAGCGGTTTTGAAGGAAATGAAAGAGCTCGGCATCGCCGTAGGCATCGATTATTCCGAGCTGGCGAGGGCGTGCGGCAGCGGGTCGTCGGGAACGTTCGTCGTCGCGAGGGGCATTCGTCCGAAGCCGAGCGCGAACGGGTATCTTGAATCGATCAAAGAGACCGAAGTGAAAAAGGGATTTCGGGAGCGTGCCGACGGCAGCGTGGACTTCCGAGAGCTGCAGGAATTCCCGGCCGTCGAGCGCGGCCAAGTGATCGGCATTATCCATCCGCCGCAAAGCGGAGAAGCGGGCGTCGCGGTTACGGGGGAACCCGTGCTGCCGGAGCCGCCTCAACCGCTCGTCATCGCGGAAGGCAAGGGCATCGCGATCGTGGACGACACGAAGGTGGTCGCTACCGAAACAGGCCAGCCGAATGTCAAAATCAACGGGCGCTTCGCGAAAATCAGCATCGTGCCGAAGCTGACGGTGCCCCATGACGTCAATTTGAAAAGCGGGAACGTTCGGTATGCAGGAGCGGTGGAAATATTGGGCGCCGTGCAGGACGGCATGGAGGTCGAGGCGCTCGGGGCGGTTTGGATCCAAGGAAACGCGAATATGGCGAACATCGCGTCCGGCAGCTCGATCTCGATCCGGAACAACGCGATTACGAGCGAGCTGACGGCGGGGAAGAGCAGCATGCTGGTTCAAGAGCTGCACCATATGCTGGGCGAACTGCATGAGCATCTCGAACGAATGGCGCAAGCGATGCAGCAAATCATGAATCTCGCCGCCTTCAAATCGGCGAACGTGGAGCGGACGGGGCTCGGTCCGTTCCTGAAAATATTGTGCGACGGCAAGTTTAAATCGGTGCCGCCGCTCGTCGTTGCGTTCATGAACAAGGCGAAGCTCGGAGCGGAGCAGCTGGAAGACGATTGGAAGCTGCTCGGCGACAAGCTGTTTCGAAACTTCGTCACGCCGCATCAGGCGGACCTGCGCACGATCGCAGGCTTTCGCGAGCTGATGAGCCAGGTCGGAGGGCTGCTCCGGGCGGCGGCTTTGGCGGAGGCGGATCGGAACTGCTTCGTGAAGGCGAGCTATCTTCAAAATTGCAAAGTGTTTTCGGCGGGCGCGATCCAAGTGATCGGGGAAGGCGTGTACAATTCCAAGCTGCATGCGAAGGGTGCCGTGCAAATCGCAGGATATATTCGAGGCGGCGAGGTGTTCGCGGAGGAGGGCGTCGTCGTTCAAGAAGCGGGGACGTTCGGCGGCATTCCGACGAAAATTCGCGTGCCGAAGGATCAGACGATTACGATCGGCCGCGTAAGGGCCGATACGTTCATACAAGTCGGCCACCGCGCGCATTCCTTCACGGAGGAGGCGAGCGGGGTCCGGGCGCGTCTTGCGGACGACGGACGATTGCTGCTTTGGTAA
- a CDS encoding PP2C family protein-serine/threonine phosphatase: protein MVSTNMTCLPHGDAGGGGSDLDRTLKREIQIARNIQSTLLNGAKPRIDSGDISGVSVPARLIGGDYFDFYPLSGGRMRMIIGDVMGKGIPAAMLMILTRGAFRSAAVSTASPGETLTAMNNALFPDLRKLGSFVTVLCADWNPADMSLTYSNAGHTLPIVLRSGEVAPIPEAKGVMLGGLPNQTYGEARALLREDDIAFFYTDGIVEAHNAAGDMFKLDRLVAELKQSGHLPAQEIEKRVIAAVESFSEGEPQRDDITMVTLKVGRAWATVAE from the coding sequence ATGGTTTCCACGAACATGACATGTTTGCCGCACGGGGACGCCGGAGGCGGGGGGTCGGATTTGGATCGAACGCTGAAACGGGAAATTCAGATCGCGCGGAATATCCAATCCACGCTGTTGAACGGCGCCAAGCCGCGGATCGATTCCGGAGACATCTCCGGCGTGTCGGTGCCGGCCCGCTTGATCGGCGGCGATTACTTCGATTTTTATCCTTTGTCCGGCGGGCGCATGCGGATGATCATCGGCGACGTGATGGGCAAAGGCATTCCGGCGGCCATGCTGATGATTCTCACGCGCGGCGCATTCCGCAGCGCGGCGGTCAGCACGGCGTCTCCGGGCGAAACGTTGACGGCGATGAACAACGCGTTGTTCCCCGACCTCAGGAAGCTGGGCTCGTTCGTCACCGTCCTTTGCGCGGACTGGAATCCCGCCGATATGAGCTTAACGTATTCGAACGCCGGTCATACGCTGCCGATCGTCCTCCGATCGGGAGAGGTCGCGCCGATCCCGGAGGCGAAGGGGGTCATGCTCGGCGGTCTCCCGAATCAAACGTACGGAGAGGCGCGCGCCTTGCTGCGCGAAGACGATATCGCGTTTTTTTACACGGACGGCATCGTGGAAGCGCATAACGCCGCCGGGGACATGTTCAAGCTGGACAGGCTCGTCGCCGAGCTGAAGCAAAGCGGGCATCTGCCCGCGCAAGAGATCGAGAAGCGCGTGATCGCCGCCGTCGAGTCGTTCTCGGAGGGGGAGCCCCAAAGGGACGATATTACGATGGTCACGTTGAAGGTCGGCCGCGCTTGGGCGACGGTCGCGGAATAG
- a CDS encoding STAS domain-containing protein: protein MLEVFSLLEGRALLLELRGILDFATIGVFNERAMAWPPDVEAVTIDFSGLEFTDSTGIGAVIGAIYAASERGASIRFVGISEPIHDIFQTVGVFHILQTLQKGG from the coding sequence ATGCTTGAAGTATTCTCTCTACTCGAGGGAAGAGCGTTGTTGCTGGAGCTTCGGGGAATTTTGGATTTTGCGACCATCGGCGTATTCAACGAGCGCGCCATGGCTTGGCCGCCGGACGTCGAAGCAGTTACCATCGATTTCTCGGGCTTGGAATTTACGGATTCGACCGGCATCGGCGCCGTCATCGGCGCGATTTACGCAGCCTCCGAACGGGGCGCCTCCATCCGCTTTGTCGGCATCAGCGAACCGATCCATGATATTTTCCAAACCGTGGGAGTGTTCCATATATTGCAGACCCTTCAGAAGGGGGGATAA